One Pirellulales bacterium genomic window carries:
- a CDS encoding AAA family ATPase, whose translation MIAPTAFPARAAANPPTTTSNFSTSAAAVETLKQPAAYPDRPRKVSLIETHISWVFVTDRFVYKLKKPVRFDFVDFSTPEARRRACQDECDLNQRLAAGVYLGVLPVTQTGDGRLALNGRGQTVDWVVKMRRLPADRMLDELIRNGQLSAADIEQLATWLAKYYQRLSPLCLGAEEYRKKIEQHVRDNRAELLRGEHRLPAEVVKRCHAAQLRFLALEHAQLDHRVCDGRIVDGHGDLRPEHICLEHEPVVFDCIEFNDELRRVDVADEIGFLAMECDYLGAQALGARIEAVYRRVGCDFFSAALWNFYKCYRACVRSKVAALAAAQTSAPPGDAAHQRSLAYLHLAERYAAELGPPTLILVCGLMGSGKTTLATALADRLGSDCLGTDAVRREMLGPSPAPAGFNEGHYSHDLRQHIYSELLHRAELLLRQRVSVVLDGAFLTASQRAAAMALAHAAGAVPLVAHCACPAAVAQERIEIRAAAPSLSEARAELYSAQQAEEEPRPADGSIEVDTTATLRLQEAEVIEALRRRLA comes from the coding sequence ATGATCGCGCCTACCGCATTTCCGGCCCGTGCCGCGGCAAATCCGCCAACGACGACCAGCAACTTCAGCACCTCGGCCGCGGCCGTCGAAACGCTCAAGCAGCCGGCCGCTTATCCCGATCGGCCCAGGAAGGTATCACTGATTGAAACGCACATCTCGTGGGTCTTCGTCACCGACCGCTTCGTCTATAAGCTGAAGAAGCCGGTCCGCTTCGATTTCGTCGATTTCAGTACGCCCGAAGCACGCCGCCGCGCATGCCAGGACGAGTGCGACTTGAACCAGCGACTGGCGGCGGGCGTGTACCTCGGCGTATTGCCCGTGACGCAAACGGGCGACGGCCGGCTGGCCTTGAATGGACGCGGACAGACCGTCGACTGGGTCGTCAAGATGCGACGACTGCCGGCCGATCGGATGCTCGACGAACTGATCCGCAACGGGCAATTGTCCGCAGCCGACATCGAACAGCTCGCGACGTGGCTGGCGAAATACTATCAGCGTTTGTCGCCGCTCTGCCTGGGCGCCGAAGAGTATCGCAAGAAGATCGAGCAGCACGTCCGCGACAATCGGGCGGAGTTGCTCCGCGGGGAGCATCGGTTGCCCGCCGAAGTCGTCAAGCGCTGCCATGCGGCGCAACTGCGCTTCCTGGCGTTGGAACACGCGCAGCTCGATCATCGTGTCTGCGATGGCCGCATTGTCGATGGACACGGCGACCTGCGGCCGGAGCACATCTGCCTGGAGCACGAACCGGTGGTCTTCGATTGCATCGAGTTCAACGATGAGCTGCGGCGCGTGGATGTGGCCGATGAGATCGGCTTCTTGGCGATGGAATGCGACTACCTGGGCGCACAGGCGCTGGGCGCCAGGATTGAGGCGGTGTATCGGCGCGTCGGCTGCGACTTTTTTTCGGCGGCCCTCTGGAACTTTTACAAGTGTTATCGCGCTTGCGTGCGGTCGAAGGTGGCCGCGTTGGCCGCCGCGCAAACGTCGGCACCGCCCGGCGACGCCGCGCACCAGCGCTCGCTGGCCTATCTTCATCTCGCCGAGCGCTACGCCGCTGAGCTTGGACCACCGACGCTGATCTTGGTTTGCGGCCTGATGGGATCGGGCAAAACGACGCTGGCCACGGCCTTGGCCGACCGCTTGGGAAGCGATTGCCTCGGCACCGACGCCGTTCGCCGCGAAATGCTCGGTCCTTCGCCGGCGCCGGCCGGCTTTAATGAAGGCCACTATTCCCACGACCTTCGCCAACACATCTACAGCGAATTGTTGCACCGGGCGGAGTTGCTGCTGCGCCAGCGGGTGAGCGTTGTGCTCGACGGCGCATTTCTGACGGCATCGCAGCGCGCCGCCGCCATGGCGCTGGCGCACGCCGCCGGCGCCGTGCCGCTGGTGGCGCATTGCGCGTGTCCCGCGGCGGTCGCGCAGGAGCGAATCGAAATCCGCGCGGCGGCTCCGAGCTTGTCGGAAGCGCGTGCCGAGCTTTACTCGGCGCAGCAGGCGGAAGAAGAGCCGCGGCCCGCCGACGGTTCCATCGAAGTCGATACGACGGCCACGTTGCGGCTGCAAGAAGCGGAGGTCATCGAGGCTCTGCGCCGCCGGCTGGCGTAG
- a CDS encoding type II toxin-antitoxin system PemK/MazF family toxin: protein MKRGDVVIVDFPYSDQTGSKLRPAPVVQADALNQKLDDTILALITSSSPFTPGGSAARVTIEYR from the coding sequence ATGAAGCGAGGCGACGTCGTCATCGTCGATTTTCCCTATAGCGACCAGACGGGCAGCAAGCTCCGCCCGGCGCCGGTGGTGCAGGCCGATGCGCTCAACCAAAAACTCGACGACACCATTCTGGCGCTCATCACCAGCAGCAGTCCCTTCACCCCCGGTGGAAGTGCGGCACGAGTGACGATAGAATACCGTTAG
- the folE gene encoding GTP cyclohydrolase I FolE, whose protein sequence is MPERSSTTPYCTNGEDDIAASLAVSSVDQERIQRAVREILAAIGEDPDREGLRETPARVARMYAELFSGLHDDPRQHLRKFFTEKYDEVVLVKNISFNSMCEHHMLPFLGEAHIGYLPAGKVIGLSKLARVVEMVARRPQVQERMTETIADLLVDELEAKGVAVVIEATHTCMTIRGIRKPGSLCVTSAMRGVFRSHLSSRSEIMNLIYGDRRS, encoded by the coding sequence ATGCCCGAACGATCCAGCACCACTCCCTATTGCACCAACGGCGAAGACGATATCGCCGCGTCGCTGGCCGTTTCCAGCGTCGATCAGGAGCGGATCCAAAGGGCCGTGCGCGAAATCCTGGCCGCCATCGGCGAAGATCCGGACCGCGAGGGACTGCGCGAGACGCCTGCGCGTGTGGCGCGGATGTATGCCGAACTCTTCTCCGGACTGCACGACGACCCCCGGCAGCATTTGCGGAAGTTTTTCACCGAGAAGTACGACGAAGTGGTGCTGGTCAAGAACATCAGTTTCAACAGCATGTGCGAACACCACATGCTGCCGTTCCTGGGCGAGGCCCACATCGGCTACCTGCCCGCCGGCAAGGTGATCGGGCTAAGCAAGCTGGCACGCGTGGTCGAAATGGTCGCCCGGCGACCCCAGGTTCAGGAACGAATGACCGAGACGATCGCCGACCTGCTGGTCGATGAACTCGAAGCCAAGGGCGTCGCGGTCGTGATCGAGGCCACGCACACCTGCATGACCATCCGCGGCATTCGCAAGCCGGGCAGTTTGTGCGTCACCTCCGCGATGCGCGGCGTGTTCCGCTCGCACCTTTCCAGCCGCTCGGAGATCATGAATTTGATCTACGGCGACCGACGCTCATAA
- a CDS encoding MoaD/ThiS family protein, which yields MNARVQMFARAKELAGRDFVELTLPDGATVTDLRRALAEAVPGMAPLLPHVMIAVNLEYASDGAKIPEAVALACIPPVSGG from the coding sequence ATGAACGCACGGGTGCAGATGTTTGCGAGGGCCAAGGAACTGGCGGGCCGCGATTTCGTGGAGCTCACTTTGCCCGACGGCGCGACCGTGACCGACCTGCGTCGCGCCTTGGCAGAGGCCGTGCCGGGGATGGCGCCGCTTCTGCCGCACGTGATGATCGCCGTGAACCTGGAGTACGCGAGCGACGGTGCGAAGATTCCCGAGGCGGTGGCGCTGGCCTGTATTCCGCCGGTGAGCGGGGGATGA
- a CDS encoding anaerobic glycerol-3-phosphate dehydrogenase subunit C, with protein MDQQRERIQEDLRGLVRGEVRCDDVFLQLYASDASIYQVKPLAVVRPRSTKDVAATVEYARENQLPVHARGAGTGLAGESLGAGLVIDFSVHFRRVLGVQGDRVRLQPGVVHERLNAQLRLHGRQFGPDPAMSHVTTMGSVVALDGCGSHWLKYGSARRHVCRLEVVLADGSMLSVGQEPLLDGVSNDANPRKRELVTSLASLLRQNEELIRRNQPKSLVNRCGYQVADVLSNGHLDLARLIAGSEGTLALITEMTLATQPLPRHQGLALLLFDRLETAARAVPEVLAFDPAACDLMDRRHLVLARETDPRYDTLLPAEAEALLLVEFESDDPLELRERVRQMIDRVRRRKRLAYEARHAFARDEMARYWHLARKVVPTLYRLKGSTRALPFVEDVAVPPETLPGFLVEMQNILKRHQVTATLFAHAGHGQLHLRPFLDLGDPEHLRTMQALADELYEAVFRVSGTISGEHGAGLSRTPYLRRQYGDLYPLFVEIKRLFDPQNILNPGKVVSDSPAPLIASLRPVKPPQTAELSAEGTPAAELFELQLHWEPGEITQLARSCNGCGACRAQDASVRMCPIFRFGQLEESSPRAKANLMRGILTGQLDPQLIKTDDFKDVADLCVNCQQCRLECPAGVDIPKLMLEAKAGYVANNGLPLRDWVVTRLDLFSGLGCRISSLANWALGNRQARWLLEKVGGIAQGRKLPRFAPRPFMRRANRRRLTRPTRRSGRKVLYFIDTYANFHDPQLAEAMVAVLEHNGVAVYVHPDQRQSGMAMVSLGAVDRARQVAAHNVALLAEAVRQGYTVVASEPSAALCITREYPDLLGDDDARLVAQNTSEACSYLWNMHLLGKLQLDLKPVNATLGYHTPCHVKALGIGSPGESLLRLIPGLNLHRIDKGCSGMAGTFGLRKENYRNSLRAGWPLISAIRESNWLAGTTECSACKMQMEQGTSKPTIHPLKLLALSYGLMPEIASLLSARGKELIVT; from the coding sequence ATGGACCAGCAGCGCGAACGCATTCAAGAAGATTTGCGAGGACTCGTCCGCGGCGAAGTCCGCTGCGACGACGTCTTTTTGCAGCTCTATGCCAGCGATGCCAGCATCTATCAGGTCAAGCCGCTGGCCGTCGTGCGGCCGCGCTCCACCAAAGACGTGGCTGCAACCGTGGAGTACGCCCGTGAGAACCAGCTTCCCGTGCATGCCCGCGGCGCCGGCACCGGTTTGGCCGGCGAATCGCTTGGCGCCGGGCTGGTGATCGACTTTTCCGTCCACTTCCGGCGCGTACTCGGAGTGCAGGGCGACCGTGTGCGGCTGCAACCGGGCGTGGTTCACGAACGGCTCAACGCTCAACTGCGTCTGCACGGCCGGCAGTTCGGTCCCGACCCGGCCATGAGCCACGTCACCACGATGGGCAGCGTCGTCGCGCTCGACGGCTGCGGCAGCCACTGGTTGAAATACGGCTCCGCCCGGCGACACGTCTGCCGGTTGGAGGTCGTGCTGGCCGATGGCAGCATGCTCAGCGTCGGGCAGGAGCCGCTGCTTGACGGCGTCAGCAACGATGCCAACCCGCGGAAGCGCGAGCTGGTGACGTCGCTCGCCTCGCTGCTGAGGCAAAACGAAGAGCTGATCCGCCGGAACCAGCCCAAGAGCCTCGTCAATCGCTGCGGCTATCAGGTGGCCGACGTGTTGAGCAACGGCCATCTCGACCTCGCCAGGTTGATCGCGGGGTCCGAAGGCACACTGGCCTTGATCACCGAAATGACGCTGGCCACGCAGCCGTTGCCTCGCCACCAAGGCCTGGCGCTGTTGCTGTTCGACCGGCTGGAGACGGCCGCCCGGGCGGTGCCGGAAGTGCTGGCCTTCGACCCCGCGGCTTGCGACCTGATGGACCGCCGGCATTTGGTACTGGCCCGCGAAACCGACCCGCGCTACGACACGCTGCTCCCGGCGGAGGCCGAGGCGTTGCTCTTGGTCGAGTTCGAGAGCGACGATCCCCTGGAGCTTCGCGAGCGCGTGCGGCAGATGATCGACCGCGTGCGCAGGCGCAAGCGGCTGGCCTACGAGGCCCGGCATGCGTTTGCCCGCGACGAAATGGCCCGCTACTGGCATTTGGCCCGGAAAGTGGTGCCGACGCTGTACCGGCTGAAAGGCTCGACCCGTGCCCTGCCGTTTGTCGAAGACGTGGCGGTGCCGCCGGAGACGCTGCCGGGCTTCCTGGTGGAAATGCAGAACATTTTGAAGCGGCACCAGGTGACAGCGACGCTCTTCGCCCATGCCGGTCACGGCCAGCTTCATCTGCGGCCTTTTCTCGATCTGGGTGATCCCGAACACCTGCGGACGATGCAGGCCCTGGCCGATGAGCTTTACGAGGCCGTGTTCCGCGTGTCGGGAACGATCAGCGGCGAACATGGCGCCGGCTTGAGCCGCACCCCCTACCTGCGAAGACAATACGGCGACCTCTACCCGTTGTTCGTGGAGATCAAGCGGCTGTTCGACCCGCAGAACATCCTTAATCCCGGCAAGGTTGTGAGTGATTCGCCGGCCCCGCTGATTGCCTCGTTGCGGCCGGTAAAGCCGCCCCAGACTGCCGAACTGTCGGCGGAGGGCACGCCAGCCGCGGAGTTGTTCGAGCTGCAGCTCCATTGGGAACCGGGTGAAATCACGCAGCTCGCCCGGAGCTGCAACGGCTGCGGGGCGTGCCGGGCGCAAGATGCCAGCGTCCGCATGTGTCCGATTTTTCGCTTCGGCCAACTGGAAGAGAGTTCGCCGCGGGCCAAGGCCAACCTGATGCGGGGCATTCTCACCGGCCAACTCGACCCGCAGTTGATCAAGACCGACGACTTCAAGGACGTGGCCGATCTGTGCGTCAACTGTCAGCAGTGCCGGCTGGAATGTCCGGCCGGTGTCGATATACCCAAGTTGATGCTCGAGGCCAAGGCCGGCTACGTGGCCAACAACGGCCTGCCGCTGCGCGACTGGGTGGTGACGCGGCTCGACTTGTTCAGCGGGCTGGGTTGCCGCATCAGCTCGCTGGCCAACTGGGCGCTGGGCAATCGCCAGGCGCGATGGCTGCTGGAAAAAGTCGGCGGCATCGCTCAGGGCCGCAAGCTGCCGCGGTTCGCTCCCCGGCCGTTCATGCGCCGCGCCAATCGCCGCCGGTTGACGCGGCCCACGCGGCGGTCGGGCCGGAAAGTGCTCTACTTCATCGATACCTACGCCAACTTCCACGACCCGCAGCTCGCCGAGGCGATGGTCGCGGTGTTGGAACATAACGGCGTGGCCGTTTACGTTCATCCCGATCAAAGGCAATCGGGCATGGCCATGGTGTCGTTGGGCGCCGTCGACCGGGCACGGCAGGTGGCGGCCCACAACGTCGCCCTTCTGGCCGAGGCCGTTCGCCAGGGATACACCGTGGTGGCCAGCGAGCCTTCGGCGGCCCTGTGCATCACCCGCGAATATCCCGACCTGCTTGGCGACGACGACGCCCGGCTGGTCGCCCAGAACACCAGCGAGGCCTGCTCGTATCTCTGGAACATGCACCTGCTGGGCAAGCTGCAGCTCGACCTGAAGCCGGTGAACGCGACGCTGGGCTATCATACTCCGTGCCACGTCAAAGCGCTGGGCATCGGTTCGCCCGGTGAAAGCCTGCTGCGGCTGATTCCCGGCTTGAACCTGCACCGCATCGACAAAGGCTGTTCGGGCATGGCCGGCACGTTCGGCCTGCGCAAAGAGAACTATCGCAACAGCCTGCGTGCCGGCTGGCCGCTGATTTCGGCCATCCGCGAGTCGAACTGGCTGGCCGGCACCACCGAGTGCAGCGCTTGCAAGATGCAGATGGAGCAGGGCACGAGCAAGCCGACGATCCATCCTTTGAAACTGTTGGCGCTGTCCTACGGCCTGATGCCTGAGATCGCGTCGCTATTGAGCGCTCGCGGCAAGGAGTTGATTGTGACATGA
- a CDS encoding metallophosphoesterase yields the protein MKRPCYRWLAPAIGLLFTAAYVWSLATPEVGQPARLPPPAAGKLWSFGFVGDTQLGEGIVDRIFERFEASGVEFVLHLGDIVDDAASDKQWQEVLGAARQHHIRLRPVVGNHDRLVGTSDRGETRFREFFPELPDTFYRFSQGGLTFLMLNSERSLMPWTEQGRFLGAELNELAGTAVVCLHRPVFTCGRRDLANQFLRRLWLHARLVDSPTRLVLSGHHHYYDRTKPLDGITYVVSGGGSHKLYPPADTDRTTAAFHAGVNHYGLVDVYADRLDVHVVDLDGAQLDRFTVERRLSERATSETAGRVNRSLAQKGKVQR from the coding sequence ATGAAACGCCCCTGCTATCGTTGGCTCGCGCCGGCCATCGGCCTGCTCTTCACCGCCGCTTATGTGTGGTCGCTGGCCACGCCCGAGGTCGGCCAACCCGCGCGCCTGCCGCCGCCGGCCGCCGGCAAGCTGTGGTCGTTCGGCTTTGTCGGAGATACTCAGCTTGGCGAAGGAATCGTCGACCGCATCTTCGAGCGGTTTGAAGCATCGGGCGTTGAGTTCGTGCTGCACCTGGGCGATATCGTCGACGATGCCGCGTCTGACAAGCAATGGCAGGAGGTGCTGGGAGCGGCCCGGCAACATCACATCCGGCTGCGGCCCGTGGTGGGAAATCACGACCGGCTGGTCGGAACCAGCGATCGCGGCGAGACCCGCTTCCGCGAGTTCTTTCCGGAACTGCCCGACACGTTTTATCGCTTTTCGCAGGGTGGGCTGACGTTTCTGATGCTCAATTCCGAACGTTCGCTCATGCCCTGGACCGAGCAAGGCCGCTTTCTGGGCGCGGAGTTGAACGAGCTGGCGGGAACCGCGGTGGTCTGCCTGCACCGGCCGGTTTTCACCTGCGGGCGACGCGATCTGGCCAATCAGTTCTTGCGGCGACTCTGGTTGCACGCCCGGCTGGTCGATAGCCCGACCAGGCTCGTGCTGTCCGGGCATCACCATTATTACGACCGCACCAAGCCGCTGGATGGAATCACCTACGTGGTCAGCGGCGGCGGCAGCCACAAGCTTTATCCGCCCGCCGACACCGACCGGACTACGGCGGCCTTTCACGCCGGCGTCAATCACTATGGCCTGGTCGACGTCTATGCCGATCGGCTCGACGTGCATGTGGTCGACCTCGACGGCGCGCAGCTCGACCGCTTTACCGTGGAACGCCGTTTGTCGGAGAGAGCGACGAGTGAAACCGCCGGGCGGGTGAATCGTTCGTTGGCGCAAAAGGGCAAGGTCCAGCGGTGA
- a CDS encoding lysylphosphatidylglycerol synthase domain-containing protein: MNLRDPQFRRWAMRTFKVGLLALVAWGVHSTLWGAWQKLENEHWKLSDLRPGWLAAAAAFYLLGQLGPGWFWYRTLRWLGQPARPLDTLRAYYIGHVGKYAPGKAMVIVIRAGLLRGGGTTATAATVAVFFETLTTMGVGAAMAVILLAVRFTDDRWLIGAAVVLWAVVSAPTSPPVFRRLVKFTGAGKLDPEMADRLTHLRYGSLVWCWFEIAAGWLLMGLSLWATARSAGFPAKLGLFDEIAFCTAAVAIAVVGGFLSFLPGGLAAREAALLELLTPWYGADGALVASIVSRLVWAVAELAIASLLYASHERSPLTP, from the coding sequence GTGAACCTGCGCGACCCCCAGTTCCGGCGATGGGCCATGCGGACCTTCAAGGTCGGGCTGTTGGCGCTGGTCGCCTGGGGAGTTCACAGCACGCTCTGGGGAGCGTGGCAGAAGCTCGAAAACGAGCATTGGAAGCTGAGCGACCTGCGGCCCGGCTGGCTGGCCGCCGCCGCGGCCTTCTACTTGCTCGGCCAGCTTGGGCCGGGCTGGTTCTGGTATCGCACGCTCCGCTGGCTGGGCCAACCTGCGCGCCCGCTGGATACGTTGCGGGCGTATTACATCGGCCACGTCGGCAAATATGCGCCGGGCAAGGCGATGGTGATCGTCATTCGCGCGGGGCTGCTGCGCGGTGGCGGCACTACGGCCACGGCCGCCACGGTGGCCGTGTTCTTTGAGACGCTTACCACGATGGGCGTCGGCGCGGCGATGGCGGTGATTCTGCTGGCCGTCCGATTCACGGACGATCGTTGGCTGATTGGCGCGGCCGTCGTGTTGTGGGCCGTCGTGTCGGCGCCCACGTCGCCGCCGGTGTTCCGTCGCCTGGTGAAGTTCACCGGCGCCGGCAAGCTCGACCCGGAGATGGCCGATCGGCTGACGCATTTGCGCTATGGCTCGCTGGTCTGGTGCTGGTTCGAGATCGCCGCCGGCTGGCTGCTGATGGGGCTGAGCTTGTGGGCCACGGCCCGCTCGGCCGGCTTCCCGGCCAAGTTGGGCCTCTTCGATGAAATCGCCTTTTGCACGGCGGCGGTGGCGATCGCGGTCGTCGGCGGCTTTTTGTCGTTCTTGCCCGGCGGCCTGGCGGCGCGCGAAGCGGCGCTGTTGGAGTTGCTCACGCCCTGGTACGGCGCGGATGGCGCGCTGGTGGCCTCGATCGTGTCGCGTCTGGTCTGGGCGGTGGCCGAGTTGGCCATCGCCAGCCTGCTCTATGCGTCGCACGAACGTAGCCCGCTCACTCCGTGA
- a CDS encoding cytochrome c peroxidase, which yields MMRTSLSACWLTLLLAGVALAQDFPEKPPTPPLGLPKVFWPEDDAYSKHKAELGWLLYFDKRLSGDSSVSCASCHAPEKAFTDGQAVSIGIKGQKGGRSAPTVINRAYSTLQFWDGRAESLEEQAKGPIANPLEMTLEKEADKAHEASVARLKAVPGYVRRFKKVFESDKLDIDQVAKAIATFERTIYSGNAPFDRYQEGDKKAMSEAQVRGMDVFYNKATCDACHIGFNFTDGSFANIGIGMDKRGPDLGRYLVTGREEERGAFKTPTLREIEHTGPYMHDGRFKTLEQVIEHYDDGGIKNKYLDQRIKPLKLTKQDKSDLVAFLKALNGEGWRHVKEPTKEQLPR from the coding sequence ATGATGCGCACTTCGCTTTCTGCTTGCTGGCTGACGTTGCTGTTGGCGGGCGTCGCCTTGGCTCAAGACTTTCCAGAGAAACCGCCCACGCCGCCGCTGGGGCTGCCGAAGGTGTTTTGGCCGGAAGACGACGCTTACTCGAAACACAAAGCCGAGCTGGGCTGGTTGCTCTACTTCGATAAGCGGCTGTCCGGCGACTCGAGCGTTTCGTGTGCAAGTTGCCACGCGCCGGAAAAGGCGTTCACCGACGGGCAGGCCGTGTCGATCGGCATCAAGGGTCAAAAAGGCGGCCGCAGCGCGCCGACCGTCATCAACCGGGCCTACAGCACGCTGCAATTCTGGGACGGCCGGGCGGAATCGTTGGAAGAGCAGGCCAAAGGCCCGATCGCCAACCCGTTGGAGATGACGCTGGAAAAAGAGGCCGACAAGGCGCATGAGGCCAGCGTCGCCCGCTTGAAGGCCGTGCCCGGCTACGTCCGCCGCTTCAAGAAGGTTTTTGAGAGCGACAAGCTCGACATCGACCAGGTGGCCAAAGCGATCGCCACGTTCGAGCGGACGATCTATTCGGGCAACGCGCCGTTCGACCGTTACCAGGAGGGCGACAAGAAGGCGATGAGCGAGGCGCAGGTCCGCGGCATGGACGTCTTTTACAACAAGGCGACCTGCGACGCCTGCCACATCGGCTTCAACTTCACCGACGGCTCGTTTGCCAACATCGGCATCGGCATGGACAAGCGCGGTCCCGACCTGGGGCGTTATCTCGTCACGGGCCGCGAAGAGGAGCGGGGCGCGTTCAAGACGCCGACCCTGCGCGAGATCGAGCACACCGGCCCTTATATGCACGACGGTCGGTTCAAGACGCTGGAGCAGGTGATCGAGCACTACGACGACGGCGGCATCAAGAACAAGTATCTCGATCAGCGCATCAAGCCGCTGAAGCTCACGAAACAAGACAAAAGCGACCTGGTGGCTTTTCTCAAGGCGCTCAACGGCGAGGGCTGGCGGCACGTCAAAGAGCCGACCAAGGAGCAGTTGCCGCGGTAG